A stretch of the Pan paniscus chromosome 2, NHGRI_mPanPan1-v2.0_pri, whole genome shotgun sequence genome encodes the following:
- the SCAP gene encoding sterol regulatory element-binding protein cleavage-activating protein isoform X3 encodes MVSYTITLVFQHYHAKFLGSLRARLMLLHPSPNCSLRAESLVHVHFKEEIGVAELIPLVTTYIILFAYIYFSTRKIDMVKSKWGLALAAVVTVLSSLLMSVGLCTLFGLTPTLNGGEIFPYLVVVIGLENVLVLTKSVVSTPVDLEVKLRIAQGLSSESWSIMKNMATELGIILIGYFTLVPAIQEFCLFAVVGLVSDFFLQMLFFTTVLSIDIRRMELADLNKRLPPEACLPSAKPVGQPTRYERQLAVRPSTPHTITLQPSSFRNLRLPKRLRVVYFLARTRLAQRLIMAGTVVWIGILVYTDPAGLRNYLAAQVTEQSPLGEGALAPMPVPSGMLPASHPDPAFSIFPPDAPKLPENQTSPGESPERGGPAEVVHDSPVPEVTWGPEDEELWRKLSFRHWPTLFSYYNITLAKRYISLLPVIPVTLRLNPREALEGRHPQDGRSAWPPPGPIPAGHWEAGPKGPGGVQAHGDVTLYKVAALGLAAGIVLVLLLLCLYRVLCPRNYGQPGGGPGRRRRGELPCDDYGYAPPETEIVPLVLRGHLMDIECLASDGMLLVSCCLAGHVCVWDAQTGDCLTRIPRPGRQRRDSGVGSGLEAQESWERLSDGGKAGPEEPGDSPPLRHRPRGPPPPSLFGDQPDLTCLIDTNFSAQPRSSQPTQPEPRHRAVCGRARDSPGYDFSRLVQRVYQEEGLAAVCTPALRPPSPGPVLSQAPEDEGGSPEKGSPSLAWAPSAEGSIWSLELQGNLIVVGRSSGRLEVWDAIEGVLCCSSEEVSSGITALVFLDKRIVAARLNGSLDFFSLETHTALSPLQFRGTPGRGSSPASPVYSSSDTVACHLTHTVPCAHQKPITALKAAAGRLVTGSQDHTLRVFRLEDSCCLFTLQGHSGAITTVYIDQTMVLASGGQDGAICLWDVLTGSRVSHVFAHRGDVTSLTCTTSCVISSGLDDLISIWDRSTGIKFYSIQQDLGCGASLGVISDNLLVTGGQGCVSFWDLNYGDLLQTVYLGKNSEAQPARQILVLDNAAIVCNFGSELSLVYVPSVLEKLD; translated from the exons ATGGTCTCCTACACCATCACCCTGGTCTTCCAGCACTACCATGCCAA GTTCCTGGGCAGCCTGCGTGCCCGCCTGATGCTTCTGCACCCCAGCCCCAACTGCAGCCTTCGGGCGGAGAGCCTGGTCCACGTGCACTTCAAGGAGGAGATTGGTGTCGCTGAGCTCATCCCCCTTGTGACCACCTACATCATCTTGTTTGCCTACATCTACTTCTCCACGC GGAAGATCGACATGGTCAAGTCCAAGTGGGGGCTGGCCCTGGCTGCCGTGGTCACAGTGCTCAGCTCGCTGCTCATGTCTGTGGGACTCTGCACACTCTTCGGCCTGACGCCCACCCTCAATGGCGG CGAGATTTTCCCCTACCTTGTGGTGGTTATTGGGTTAGAGAATGTGTTGGTGCTCACCAAGTCTGTGGTCTCAACCCCGGTAGACCTGGAGGTGAAGCTGCGGATCGCCCAAG GCCTAAGCAGCGAGAGCTGGTCCATCATGAAGAACATGGCCACGGAGCTGGGCATCATCCTCATCGGCTACTTCACCCTAGTGCCCGCCATCCAG GAGTTCTGTCTCTTTGCCGTCGTGGGGCTGGTGTCTGACTTCTTCCTTCAGATGCTGTTTTTCACCACTGTCCTGTCCATTGACATTCGCCGGATGGAG CTAGCAGACCTGAACAAGCGACTGCCCCCTGAGGCCTGCCTGCCCTCAGCCAAGCCAGTGGGGCAGCCAACGCGCTACGAGCGGCAGCTGGCTGTGCGGCCGTCCACACCCCACACCATCACGTTGCAGCCGTCTTCCTTCCGAAACCTGCGGCTCCCCAAGAGGCTGCGTGTTGTCTACTTCCTGGCCCGCACCCGCCTGGCACAGCGCCTCATCATG GCTGGCACCGTTGTCTGGATTGGCATCCTGGTATACACAGACCCAGCAGGGCTGCGCAACTACCTCGCTGCCCAGGTGACGGAACAGAGCCCACTGGGTGAGGGAGCCCTGGCTCCCATGCCCGTGCCTAGTGGCATGCTGCCCGCCAGCCACCCGGACCCTGCCTTCTCCATCTTCCCACCTGATGCCCCTAAGCTACCTGAGAACCAGACGTCGCCAGGCGAGTCACCTGAGCGTGGAGGTCCAGCAGAGGTTGTCCATGACAGCCCAGTCCCAGAGGTAACCTGGGGGCCTGAGGATGAGGAACTTTGGAGGAAATTGTCCTTTCGCCACTGGCCGACGCTCTTCAGCTATTACAACATCACACTGGCCAAGAG GTACATCAGCCTGCTGCCCGTCATCCCAGTCACGCTCCGCCTGAACCCGAGGGAGGCTCTGGAGGGCCGGCACCCTCAGGACGGCCGCAGTGCCTGGCCCCCACCGGGGCCCATACCTGCTGGGCACTGGGAAGCAGGACCCAAGGGCCCAGGTGGGGTGCAGGCCCATGGAGACGTCACGCTGTACAA GGTGGCGGCGCTGGGCCTGGCCGCCGGCATCGtcctggtgctgctgctgctctgcctctACCGCGTGCTGTGCCCGCGCAACTACGGGCAGCCGGGTGGTGGGCCCGGGCGGCGGAGGCGCGGGGAGCTGCCCTGCGACGACTACGGCTATGCGCCACCCGAGACGGAGATCGTGCCGCTTGTGCTGCGCGGCCACCTCATG GACATCGAGTGCCTGGCCAGCGACGGCATGCTGCTGGTGAGCTGCTGCCTGGCAGGCCACGTCTGCGTGTGGGACGCGCAGACCGGGGATTGCCTAACGCGCATTCCGCGCCCAGG CAGGCAGCGCCGGGACAGTGGCGTGGGCAGCGGGCTTGAGGCTCAGGAGAGCTGGGAACGACTTTCAGATGGTGGGAAGGCTGGCCCAGAGGAGCCTGGGGACAGCCCTCCCCTGAGACACCGCCCCCGGGGCCCTCCGCCGCCTTCCCTCTTCGGGGACCAGCCTGACCTCACCTGCTTAATTGACACCAACTTTTCAGCGCAGCCTCGGTCCTCACAGCCCACTCAGCCCGAGCCCCGGCACCGGGCGGTCTGTGGCCGTGCTCGGGACTCCCCAGGCTATGACTTCAGCCGCCTGGTGCAGCGGGTGTACCAGGAGGAGGGGCTGGCGGCCGTCTGCACACCAGCCCTGCGCCCACCCTCGCCTGGGCCGGTGCTGTCCCAGGCCCCTGAGGACGAGGGTGGCTCCCCTGAGAAAGGCTCCCCTTCCCTCGCCTGGGCCCCCAGTGCGGAGGGTTCCATCTGGAGCTTGGAGCTGCAGGGCAACCTCATCGTGGTGGGGCGGAGCAGCGGCCGGCTGGAG GTGTGGGACGCCATTGAAGGGGTGCTGTGCTGCAGCAGCGAGGAGGTCTCCTCAGGCATTACCGCTCTGGTGTTCTTGGACAAAAG GATTGTGGCTGCACGGCTCAACGGTTCCCTTGATTTCTTCTCCTTGGAGACCCACACTGCCCTCAGCCCCCTGCAGTTTAGAG GGACCCCAGGGCggggcagttcccctgcctctCCAGTGTACAGCAGCAGCGacacagtggcctgtcacctgacCCACACAGTGCCCTGtgcacaccaaaaacccatcacAGCCCTGAAAGCCGCTGCTGGGCGCTTGGTGACTGGGAGCCAAGACCACACACTGAGA GTGTTCCGTCTGGAGGACTCGTGCTGCCTCTTCACCCTTCAGGGCCACTCAGGGGCCATCACAACCGTGTACATTGACCAG ACCATGGTGCTGGCCAGTGGAGGACAAGATGGGGCCATCTGCCTGTGGGATGTACTGACTGGCAGCCGGGTCAGCCACGTGTTTGCTCACCGTGGGGATGTCACCTCCCTTACCTGTACCACCTCCTGTGTCATCAGCAGTGGCCTGGATGACCTCATCAGCATCTGGGACCGCAGCACAGGCATCAAGTTCTACTCCATTCAGCAG GACCTGGGCTGTGGTGCAAGCTTGGGTGTCATCTCAGACAACCTGCTGGTGACTGGCGGCCAGGGCTGTGTCTCCTTTTGGGACCTAAACTACGGGGACCTGTTACAGACAGTCTACCTGGGGAAGAACAGTGAGGCCCAGCCTGCCCGCCAGATCCTGGTGCTGGACAACGCTGCCATTGTCTGCAACTTTGGCAGTGAGCTCAGCCTGGTGTATGTGCCCTCTGTGCTGGAGAAGTTGGACTGA
- the SCAP gene encoding sterol regulatory element-binding protein cleavage-activating protein isoform X2 yields the protein MTLTERLREKISRAFYNHGLLCASYPIPIILFTGFCILACCYPLLKLPLPGTGPVEFTTPVKDYSPPPVDSDRKQGEPTEQPEWYVGAPVAYVQQIFVKSSVFPWHKNLLAVDVFRSPLSRAFQLVEEIRNHVLRDSSGTRSLEELCLQVTDLLPGLRKLRNLLPEHGCLLLSPGNFWQNDWERFHADPDIIGTIHQHEPKTLQTSATLKDLLFGVPGKYSGVSLYTRKRMVSYTITLVFQHYHAKFLGSLRARLMLLHPSPNCSLRAESLVHVHFKEEIGVAELIPLVTTYIILFAYIYFSTRKIDMVKSKWGLALAAVVTVLSSLLMSVGLCTLFGLTPTLNGGEIFPYLVVVIGLENVLVLTKSVVSTPVDLEVKLRIAQGLSSESWSIMKNMATELGIILIGYFTLVPAIQEFCLFAVVGLVSDFFLQMLFFTTVLSIDIRRMELADLNKRLPPEACLPSAKPVGQPTRYERQLAVRPSTPHTITLQPSSFRNLRLPKRLRVVYFLARTRLAQRLIMAGTVVWIGILVYTDPAGLRNYLAAQVTEQSPLGEGALAPMPVPSGMLPASHPDPAFSIFPPDAPKLPENQTSPGESPERGGPAEVVHDSPVPEVTWGPEDEELWRKLSFRHWPTLFSYYNITLAKRYISLLPVIPVTLRLNPREALEGRHPQDGRSAWPPPGPIPAGHWEAGPKGPGGVQAHGDVTLYKVAALGLAAGIVLVLLLLCLYRVLCPRNYGQPGGGPGRRRRGELPCDDYGYAPPETEIVPLVLRGHLMDIECLASDGMLLVSCCLAGHVCVWDAQTGDCLTRIPRPGQRRDSGVGSGLEAQESWERLSDGGKAGPEEPGDSPPLRHRPRGPPPPSLFGDQPDLTCLIDTNFSAQPRSSQPTQPEPRHRAVCGRARDSPGYDFSRLVQRVYQEEGLAAVCTPALRPPSPGPVLSQAPEDEGGSPEKGSPSLAWAPSAEGSIWSLELQGNLIVVGRSSGRLEVWDAIEGVLCCSSEEVSSGITALVFLDKRIVAARLNGSLDFFSLETHTALSPLQFRGTPGRGSSPASPVYSSSDTVACHLTHTVPCAHQKPITALKAAAGRLVTGSQDHTLRVFRLEDSCCLFTLQGHSGAITTVYIDQTMVLASGGQDGAICLWDVLTGSRVSHVFAHRGDVTSLTCTTSCVISSGLDDLISIWDRSTGIKFYSIQQDLGCGASLGVISDNLLVTGGQGCVSFWDLNYGDLLQTVYLGKNSEAQPARQILVLDNAAIVCNFGSELSLVYVPSVLEKLD from the exons TATGTGGGTGCCCCGGTGGCTTATGTCCAGCAGATATTTGTGAAGTCCTCAGTGTTTCCCTGGCACAAGAACCTCCTGGCAGTAGATGTATTTCGTTCACCTTTGTCCCGGGCATTCCAACTGGTGGAGGAGATCCGGAACCACGTGCTGAGAGACAG CTCTGGGACCAGGAGCTTGGAGGAGTTGTGTCTGCAAGTGACCGACCTGCTGCCaggcctcaggaagctcaggAACCTACTCCCTGAGCATGGATGCCTGCTGCTGTCCCCTGGGAACTTCTGGCAGAATGACTGGGAACGCTTCCATGCTGATCCTGACATCATTGGGACCATCCACCAGCACGAGCCTAAAACCCTGCAGACTTCAGCCACACTCAAAG ACTTGTTATTTGGTGTTCCCGGGAAGTACAGCGGGGTGAGCCTCTACACCAGGAAGAGGATGGTCTCCTACACCATCACCCTGGTCTTCCAGCACTACCATGCCAA GTTCCTGGGCAGCCTGCGTGCCCGCCTGATGCTTCTGCACCCCAGCCCCAACTGCAGCCTTCGGGCGGAGAGCCTGGTCCACGTGCACTTCAAGGAGGAGATTGGTGTCGCTGAGCTCATCCCCCTTGTGACCACCTACATCATCTTGTTTGCCTACATCTACTTCTCCACGC GGAAGATCGACATGGTCAAGTCCAAGTGGGGGCTGGCCCTGGCTGCCGTGGTCACAGTGCTCAGCTCGCTGCTCATGTCTGTGGGACTCTGCACACTCTTCGGCCTGACGCCCACCCTCAATGGCGG CGAGATTTTCCCCTACCTTGTGGTGGTTATTGGGTTAGAGAATGTGTTGGTGCTCACCAAGTCTGTGGTCTCAACCCCGGTAGACCTGGAGGTGAAGCTGCGGATCGCCCAAG GCCTAAGCAGCGAGAGCTGGTCCATCATGAAGAACATGGCCACGGAGCTGGGCATCATCCTCATCGGCTACTTCACCCTAGTGCCCGCCATCCAG GAGTTCTGTCTCTTTGCCGTCGTGGGGCTGGTGTCTGACTTCTTCCTTCAGATGCTGTTTTTCACCACTGTCCTGTCCATTGACATTCGCCGGATGGAG CTAGCAGACCTGAACAAGCGACTGCCCCCTGAGGCCTGCCTGCCCTCAGCCAAGCCAGTGGGGCAGCCAACGCGCTACGAGCGGCAGCTGGCTGTGCGGCCGTCCACACCCCACACCATCACGTTGCAGCCGTCTTCCTTCCGAAACCTGCGGCTCCCCAAGAGGCTGCGTGTTGTCTACTTCCTGGCCCGCACCCGCCTGGCACAGCGCCTCATCATG GCTGGCACCGTTGTCTGGATTGGCATCCTGGTATACACAGACCCAGCAGGGCTGCGCAACTACCTCGCTGCCCAGGTGACGGAACAGAGCCCACTGGGTGAGGGAGCCCTGGCTCCCATGCCCGTGCCTAGTGGCATGCTGCCCGCCAGCCACCCGGACCCTGCCTTCTCCATCTTCCCACCTGATGCCCCTAAGCTACCTGAGAACCAGACGTCGCCAGGCGAGTCACCTGAGCGTGGAGGTCCAGCAGAGGTTGTCCATGACAGCCCAGTCCCAGAGGTAACCTGGGGGCCTGAGGATGAGGAACTTTGGAGGAAATTGTCCTTTCGCCACTGGCCGACGCTCTTCAGCTATTACAACATCACACTGGCCAAGAG GTACATCAGCCTGCTGCCCGTCATCCCAGTCACGCTCCGCCTGAACCCGAGGGAGGCTCTGGAGGGCCGGCACCCTCAGGACGGCCGCAGTGCCTGGCCCCCACCGGGGCCCATACCTGCTGGGCACTGGGAAGCAGGACCCAAGGGCCCAGGTGGGGTGCAGGCCCATGGAGACGTCACGCTGTACAA GGTGGCGGCGCTGGGCCTGGCCGCCGGCATCGtcctggtgctgctgctgctctgcctctACCGCGTGCTGTGCCCGCGCAACTACGGGCAGCCGGGTGGTGGGCCCGGGCGGCGGAGGCGCGGGGAGCTGCCCTGCGACGACTACGGCTATGCGCCACCCGAGACGGAGATCGTGCCGCTTGTGCTGCGCGGCCACCTCATG GACATCGAGTGCCTGGCCAGCGACGGCATGCTGCTGGTGAGCTGCTGCCTGGCAGGCCACGTCTGCGTGTGGGACGCGCAGACCGGGGATTGCCTAACGCGCATTCCGCGCCCAGG GCAGCGCCGGGACAGTGGCGTGGGCAGCGGGCTTGAGGCTCAGGAGAGCTGGGAACGACTTTCAGATGGTGGGAAGGCTGGCCCAGAGGAGCCTGGGGACAGCCCTCCCCTGAGACACCGCCCCCGGGGCCCTCCGCCGCCTTCCCTCTTCGGGGACCAGCCTGACCTCACCTGCTTAATTGACACCAACTTTTCAGCGCAGCCTCGGTCCTCACAGCCCACTCAGCCCGAGCCCCGGCACCGGGCGGTCTGTGGCCGTGCTCGGGACTCCCCAGGCTATGACTTCAGCCGCCTGGTGCAGCGGGTGTACCAGGAGGAGGGGCTGGCGGCCGTCTGCACACCAGCCCTGCGCCCACCCTCGCCTGGGCCGGTGCTGTCCCAGGCCCCTGAGGACGAGGGTGGCTCCCCTGAGAAAGGCTCCCCTTCCCTCGCCTGGGCCCCCAGTGCGGAGGGTTCCATCTGGAGCTTGGAGCTGCAGGGCAACCTCATCGTGGTGGGGCGGAGCAGCGGCCGGCTGGAG GTGTGGGACGCCATTGAAGGGGTGCTGTGCTGCAGCAGCGAGGAGGTCTCCTCAGGCATTACCGCTCTGGTGTTCTTGGACAAAAG GATTGTGGCTGCACGGCTCAACGGTTCCCTTGATTTCTTCTCCTTGGAGACCCACACTGCCCTCAGCCCCCTGCAGTTTAGAG GGACCCCAGGGCggggcagttcccctgcctctCCAGTGTACAGCAGCAGCGacacagtggcctgtcacctgacCCACACAGTGCCCTGtgcacaccaaaaacccatcacAGCCCTGAAAGCCGCTGCTGGGCGCTTGGTGACTGGGAGCCAAGACCACACACTGAGA GTGTTCCGTCTGGAGGACTCGTGCTGCCTCTTCACCCTTCAGGGCCACTCAGGGGCCATCACAACCGTGTACATTGACCAG ACCATGGTGCTGGCCAGTGGAGGACAAGATGGGGCCATCTGCCTGTGGGATGTACTGACTGGCAGCCGGGTCAGCCACGTGTTTGCTCACCGTGGGGATGTCACCTCCCTTACCTGTACCACCTCCTGTGTCATCAGCAGTGGCCTGGATGACCTCATCAGCATCTGGGACCGCAGCACAGGCATCAAGTTCTACTCCATTCAGCAG GACCTGGGCTGTGGTGCAAGCTTGGGTGTCATCTCAGACAACCTGCTGGTGACTGGCGGCCAGGGCTGTGTCTCCTTTTGGGACCTAAACTACGGGGACCTGTTACAGACAGTCTACCTGGGGAAGAACAGTGAGGCCCAGCCTGCCCGCCAGATCCTGGTGCTGGACAACGCTGCCATTGTCTGCAACTTTGGCAGTGAGCTCAGCCTGGTGTATGTGCCCTCTGTGCTGGAGAAGTTGGACTGA
- the SCAP gene encoding sterol regulatory element-binding protein cleavage-activating protein isoform X1, with amino-acid sequence MTLTERLREKISRAFYNHGLLCASYPIPIILFTGFCILACCYPLLKLPLPGTGPVEFTTPVKDYSPPPVDSDRKQGEPTEQPEWYVGAPVAYVQQIFVKSSVFPWHKNLLAVDVFRSPLSRAFQLVEEIRNHVLRDSSGTRSLEELCLQVTDLLPGLRKLRNLLPEHGCLLLSPGNFWQNDWERFHADPDIIGTIHQHEPKTLQTSATLKDLLFGVPGKYSGVSLYTRKRMVSYTITLVFQHYHAKFLGSLRARLMLLHPSPNCSLRAESLVHVHFKEEIGVAELIPLVTTYIILFAYIYFSTRKIDMVKSKWGLALAAVVTVLSSLLMSVGLCTLFGLTPTLNGGEIFPYLVVVIGLENVLVLTKSVVSTPVDLEVKLRIAQGLSSESWSIMKNMATELGIILIGYFTLVPAIQEFCLFAVVGLVSDFFLQMLFFTTVLSIDIRRMELADLNKRLPPEACLPSAKPVGQPTRYERQLAVRPSTPHTITLQPSSFRNLRLPKRLRVVYFLARTRLAQRLIMAGTVVWIGILVYTDPAGLRNYLAAQVTEQSPLGEGALAPMPVPSGMLPASHPDPAFSIFPPDAPKLPENQTSPGESPERGGPAEVVHDSPVPEVTWGPEDEELWRKLSFRHWPTLFSYYNITLAKRYISLLPVIPVTLRLNPREALEGRHPQDGRSAWPPPGPIPAGHWEAGPKGPGGVQAHGDVTLYKVAALGLAAGIVLVLLLLCLYRVLCPRNYGQPGGGPGRRRRGELPCDDYGYAPPETEIVPLVLRGHLMDIECLASDGMLLVSCCLAGHVCVWDAQTGDCLTRIPRPGRQRRDSGVGSGLEAQESWERLSDGGKAGPEEPGDSPPLRHRPRGPPPPSLFGDQPDLTCLIDTNFSAQPRSSQPTQPEPRHRAVCGRARDSPGYDFSRLVQRVYQEEGLAAVCTPALRPPSPGPVLSQAPEDEGGSPEKGSPSLAWAPSAEGSIWSLELQGNLIVVGRSSGRLEVWDAIEGVLCCSSEEVSSGITALVFLDKRIVAARLNGSLDFFSLETHTALSPLQFRGTPGRGSSPASPVYSSSDTVACHLTHTVPCAHQKPITALKAAAGRLVTGSQDHTLRVFRLEDSCCLFTLQGHSGAITTVYIDQTMVLASGGQDGAICLWDVLTGSRVSHVFAHRGDVTSLTCTTSCVISSGLDDLISIWDRSTGIKFYSIQQDLGCGASLGVISDNLLVTGGQGCVSFWDLNYGDLLQTVYLGKNSEAQPARQILVLDNAAIVCNFGSELSLVYVPSVLEKLD; translated from the exons TATGTGGGTGCCCCGGTGGCTTATGTCCAGCAGATATTTGTGAAGTCCTCAGTGTTTCCCTGGCACAAGAACCTCCTGGCAGTAGATGTATTTCGTTCACCTTTGTCCCGGGCATTCCAACTGGTGGAGGAGATCCGGAACCACGTGCTGAGAGACAG CTCTGGGACCAGGAGCTTGGAGGAGTTGTGTCTGCAAGTGACCGACCTGCTGCCaggcctcaggaagctcaggAACCTACTCCCTGAGCATGGATGCCTGCTGCTGTCCCCTGGGAACTTCTGGCAGAATGACTGGGAACGCTTCCATGCTGATCCTGACATCATTGGGACCATCCACCAGCACGAGCCTAAAACCCTGCAGACTTCAGCCACACTCAAAG ACTTGTTATTTGGTGTTCCCGGGAAGTACAGCGGGGTGAGCCTCTACACCAGGAAGAGGATGGTCTCCTACACCATCACCCTGGTCTTCCAGCACTACCATGCCAA GTTCCTGGGCAGCCTGCGTGCCCGCCTGATGCTTCTGCACCCCAGCCCCAACTGCAGCCTTCGGGCGGAGAGCCTGGTCCACGTGCACTTCAAGGAGGAGATTGGTGTCGCTGAGCTCATCCCCCTTGTGACCACCTACATCATCTTGTTTGCCTACATCTACTTCTCCACGC GGAAGATCGACATGGTCAAGTCCAAGTGGGGGCTGGCCCTGGCTGCCGTGGTCACAGTGCTCAGCTCGCTGCTCATGTCTGTGGGACTCTGCACACTCTTCGGCCTGACGCCCACCCTCAATGGCGG CGAGATTTTCCCCTACCTTGTGGTGGTTATTGGGTTAGAGAATGTGTTGGTGCTCACCAAGTCTGTGGTCTCAACCCCGGTAGACCTGGAGGTGAAGCTGCGGATCGCCCAAG GCCTAAGCAGCGAGAGCTGGTCCATCATGAAGAACATGGCCACGGAGCTGGGCATCATCCTCATCGGCTACTTCACCCTAGTGCCCGCCATCCAG GAGTTCTGTCTCTTTGCCGTCGTGGGGCTGGTGTCTGACTTCTTCCTTCAGATGCTGTTTTTCACCACTGTCCTGTCCATTGACATTCGCCGGATGGAG CTAGCAGACCTGAACAAGCGACTGCCCCCTGAGGCCTGCCTGCCCTCAGCCAAGCCAGTGGGGCAGCCAACGCGCTACGAGCGGCAGCTGGCTGTGCGGCCGTCCACACCCCACACCATCACGTTGCAGCCGTCTTCCTTCCGAAACCTGCGGCTCCCCAAGAGGCTGCGTGTTGTCTACTTCCTGGCCCGCACCCGCCTGGCACAGCGCCTCATCATG GCTGGCACCGTTGTCTGGATTGGCATCCTGGTATACACAGACCCAGCAGGGCTGCGCAACTACCTCGCTGCCCAGGTGACGGAACAGAGCCCACTGGGTGAGGGAGCCCTGGCTCCCATGCCCGTGCCTAGTGGCATGCTGCCCGCCAGCCACCCGGACCCTGCCTTCTCCATCTTCCCACCTGATGCCCCTAAGCTACCTGAGAACCAGACGTCGCCAGGCGAGTCACCTGAGCGTGGAGGTCCAGCAGAGGTTGTCCATGACAGCCCAGTCCCAGAGGTAACCTGGGGGCCTGAGGATGAGGAACTTTGGAGGAAATTGTCCTTTCGCCACTGGCCGACGCTCTTCAGCTATTACAACATCACACTGGCCAAGAG GTACATCAGCCTGCTGCCCGTCATCCCAGTCACGCTCCGCCTGAACCCGAGGGAGGCTCTGGAGGGCCGGCACCCTCAGGACGGCCGCAGTGCCTGGCCCCCACCGGGGCCCATACCTGCTGGGCACTGGGAAGCAGGACCCAAGGGCCCAGGTGGGGTGCAGGCCCATGGAGACGTCACGCTGTACAA GGTGGCGGCGCTGGGCCTGGCCGCCGGCATCGtcctggtgctgctgctgctctgcctctACCGCGTGCTGTGCCCGCGCAACTACGGGCAGCCGGGTGGTGGGCCCGGGCGGCGGAGGCGCGGGGAGCTGCCCTGCGACGACTACGGCTATGCGCCACCCGAGACGGAGATCGTGCCGCTTGTGCTGCGCGGCCACCTCATG GACATCGAGTGCCTGGCCAGCGACGGCATGCTGCTGGTGAGCTGCTGCCTGGCAGGCCACGTCTGCGTGTGGGACGCGCAGACCGGGGATTGCCTAACGCGCATTCCGCGCCCAGG CAGGCAGCGCCGGGACAGTGGCGTGGGCAGCGGGCTTGAGGCTCAGGAGAGCTGGGAACGACTTTCAGATGGTGGGAAGGCTGGCCCAGAGGAGCCTGGGGACAGCCCTCCCCTGAGACACCGCCCCCGGGGCCCTCCGCCGCCTTCCCTCTTCGGGGACCAGCCTGACCTCACCTGCTTAATTGACACCAACTTTTCAGCGCAGCCTCGGTCCTCACAGCCCACTCAGCCCGAGCCCCGGCACCGGGCGGTCTGTGGCCGTGCTCGGGACTCCCCAGGCTATGACTTCAGCCGCCTGGTGCAGCGGGTGTACCAGGAGGAGGGGCTGGCGGCCGTCTGCACACCAGCCCTGCGCCCACCCTCGCCTGGGCCGGTGCTGTCCCAGGCCCCTGAGGACGAGGGTGGCTCCCCTGAGAAAGGCTCCCCTTCCCTCGCCTGGGCCCCCAGTGCGGAGGGTTCCATCTGGAGCTTGGAGCTGCAGGGCAACCTCATCGTGGTGGGGCGGAGCAGCGGCCGGCTGGAG GTGTGGGACGCCATTGAAGGGGTGCTGTGCTGCAGCAGCGAGGAGGTCTCCTCAGGCATTACCGCTCTGGTGTTCTTGGACAAAAG GATTGTGGCTGCACGGCTCAACGGTTCCCTTGATTTCTTCTCCTTGGAGACCCACACTGCCCTCAGCCCCCTGCAGTTTAGAG GGACCCCAGGGCggggcagttcccctgcctctCCAGTGTACAGCAGCAGCGacacagtggcctgtcacctgacCCACACAGTGCCCTGtgcacaccaaaaacccatcacAGCCCTGAAAGCCGCTGCTGGGCGCTTGGTGACTGGGAGCCAAGACCACACACTGAGA GTGTTCCGTCTGGAGGACTCGTGCTGCCTCTTCACCCTTCAGGGCCACTCAGGGGCCATCACAACCGTGTACATTGACCAG ACCATGGTGCTGGCCAGTGGAGGACAAGATGGGGCCATCTGCCTGTGGGATGTACTGACTGGCAGCCGGGTCAGCCACGTGTTTGCTCACCGTGGGGATGTCACCTCCCTTACCTGTACCACCTCCTGTGTCATCAGCAGTGGCCTGGATGACCTCATCAGCATCTGGGACCGCAGCACAGGCATCAAGTTCTACTCCATTCAGCAG GACCTGGGCTGTGGTGCAAGCTTGGGTGTCATCTCAGACAACCTGCTGGTGACTGGCGGCCAGGGCTGTGTCTCCTTTTGGGACCTAAACTACGGGGACCTGTTACAGACAGTCTACCTGGGGAAGAACAGTGAGGCCCAGCCTGCCCGCCAGATCCTGGTGCTGGACAACGCTGCCATTGTCTGCAACTTTGGCAGTGAGCTCAGCCTGGTGTATGTGCCCTCTGTGCTGGAGAAGTTGGACTGA